In one Planktothrix serta PCC 8927 genomic region, the following are encoded:
- a CDS encoding sensor histidine kinase: MPSEDLKSTATHQDTQTVIANPLKDYIVKHNPFRRKKHSESRWFIYQKIGYGYFLAIVIGFTGSITGLLLADIYQKRAYYQLSDAHRQAQLFSQFNTAVLNIQLRSYHLISSQDKPPTWNQDQKNIRQNLVELEQLVVQIEDFIDQKPSWLVAAPTQIKSFFRTYQDSLKTYIKTVETLKPISPTLSANSKNQAIYQSFKSLSDQQAFHTLGKLNNKLAEWLKKAEEQENMGEILMKKARSLENLIIILSAFLSVLISLIAAIKTTRSITQPLSLTQQVAEQVAQESNYQLRVPFQTDIHEIYSLANSVNYLIEQVDQRTQQLEQAKDSAESANLAKSQFLANMSHELRTPLNAILGYSEMLSEDAKDLGQDEFVGDLDMINTAGKHLLSLINDILDLSKIEAGRMELYLESFDLKELIESVVATVKPLVSQNGNILTLNYDPALTIIHTDSTKVRQILFNLLSNAAKFTQHGQIILTVIHEPINSSSDALNSENSASNPLQTYQVNFCVQDTGIGIPEEQQQYVFEAFIQGDSSTARKYGGTGLGLAISRHFCKMMGGDLRLVQSRVGYGSTFNASLQSSLMIDIAPFPEIASDKIQEEGEAFNV; the protein is encoded by the coding sequence ATGCCATCTGAAGACTTAAAATCTACCGCAACTCATCAAGACACTCAAACAGTTATCGCCAATCCTTTAAAGGATTATATTGTTAAACACAATCCTTTTCGGCGCAAGAAGCATTCCGAGTCTCGTTGGTTTATTTATCAAAAAATTGGTTATGGCTATTTTTTAGCCATTGTCATCGGTTTTACGGGTTCAATTACAGGATTATTGCTGGCGGATATTTACCAAAAACGGGCTTATTATCAATTATCGGATGCTCATCGACAAGCACAACTGTTCAGTCAATTTAATACAGCCGTTCTCAATATACAATTGCGGAGTTATCACTTGATCTCTTCACAAGACAAGCCGCCAACCTGGAATCAGGATCAAAAAAATATCCGCCAGAACCTGGTTGAACTTGAACAGCTTGTTGTTCAAATTGAAGACTTTATCGATCAAAAACCCAGTTGGTTAGTTGCAGCACCGACACAGATAAAATCATTTTTCCGAACTTATCAAGACAGTTTAAAAACCTATATTAAGACTGTTGAAACCTTAAAGCCTATTTCACCTACTTTATCCGCAAATTCAAAAAATCAAGCTATTTATCAGTCCTTTAAATCATTATCTGATCAACAAGCTTTTCACACATTAGGAAAGCTGAATAATAAATTAGCCGAATGGTTAAAAAAAGCCGAAGAGCAGGAAAATATGGGCGAAATTTTAATGAAAAAAGCTCGTAGTTTAGAAAATTTAATTATTATCCTTAGTGCCTTCTTATCTGTTTTAATTTCCCTGATCGCAGCGATCAAAACTACTCGTTCAATTACTCAACCGTTAAGCTTAACCCAGCAAGTCGCTGAACAAGTTGCCCAGGAATCAAATTATCAACTTCGGGTTCCTTTCCAGACGGATATTCATGAAATCTATTCTTTAGCCAACTCAGTTAATTACTTAATTGAACAAGTTGATCAACGTACTCAGCAGTTAGAACAAGCCAAAGATTCGGCAGAATCTGCTAATCTCGCTAAAAGCCAATTCTTAGCCAATATGAGTCATGAGTTAAGAACGCCTTTAAATGCCATTTTAGGCTATAGTGAAATGCTCAGTGAAGATGCGAAGGATTTAGGTCAAGATGAATTTGTTGGGGATTTAGATATGATCAATACAGCCGGAAAACATTTATTATCCTTAATTAATGATATTTTGGACTTGTCGAAAATTGAAGCCGGACGCATGGAACTGTATTTAGAAAGTTTTGATTTAAAAGAGTTAATTGAAAGTGTTGTTGCTACGGTTAAACCTTTAGTGAGTCAAAATGGAAATATTTTAACCCTGAATTATGATCCGGCTTTAACTATTATTCATACAGATTCAACAAAAGTTAGACAAATTCTGTTTAACTTACTCAGTAATGCTGCTAAATTTACACAACATGGTCAAATTATATTAACAGTAATTCATGAACCGATTAACTCCTCCTCAGATGCTTTAAATTCGGAGAATTCAGCCTCTAATCCTTTACAGACTTATCAGGTTAATTTTTGTGTTCAAGATACAGGAATTGGGATTCCAGAAGAACAACAACAATATGTTTTTGAAGCCTTTATTCAGGGGGATAGTTCAACGGCGCGTAAATATGGAGGGACAGGATTAGGTTTAGCAATTAGCCGTCATTTTTGTAAAATGATGGGGGGAGATTTACGATTAGTGCAAAGTCGGGTAGGATATGGTTCAACCTTTAATGCCTCTTTGCAATCTTCATTAATGATTGATATAGCTCCCTTTCCAGAAATAGCTTCCGATAAAATTCAAGAAGAGGGAGAAGCCTTTAACGTCTAA
- a CDS encoding phosphoribulokinase encodes MTHRPIILGIVGDSAAGKTTLTKGIAQVLGEENVTVICTDDYHRYDRKQRAEMDITPLHPDCNYLDIMQQHLTLLRTGQPILKPIYNHHQGTFDPPEYIKPNRFVIVEGLLGYSTRGIRDNYDVKVYLAPPESLRAKWKIKRDTMKRGYSEEEVLLALQQREPDSEAFIRPQRKSADVIVTFYPPDGDENGTNLNVRLVLRPTIPHPDFSKILDQQSGHHIGAVRLGLDRDMGKPVDVLEIDSHATLDQVNELEMILCNELPSLKNFCSSGGNQNLGILQGTTGEMLQSYPLALTQLLIAYHMIKATKVI; translated from the coding sequence ATGACACATCGCCCGATTATTTTAGGGATTGTTGGAGACAGTGCCGCCGGAAAAACAACCTTGACAAAAGGAATTGCTCAAGTCTTGGGAGAAGAAAATGTAACGGTAATTTGTACCGACGATTATCACCGTTATGACCGCAAACAACGAGCGGAAATGGATATTACCCCCTTACATCCAGATTGTAACTATCTGGATATTATGCAGCAACATCTCACCTTATTAAGGACAGGACAACCTATTCTTAAACCGATTTATAATCATCATCAGGGAACATTTGATCCCCCGGAATATATTAAACCCAATCGGTTTGTAATTGTAGAAGGTTTATTGGGTTATTCTACTCGTGGAATTCGGGATAATTATGATGTGAAAGTGTATTTAGCTCCGCCTGAATCTCTCCGGGCTAAATGGAAAATTAAACGAGATACAATGAAACGGGGTTACTCTGAAGAAGAGGTACTTCTCGCATTACAACAACGGGAACCTGACTCAGAGGCATTTATTCGTCCCCAACGAAAATCAGCCGATGTAATTGTTACCTTTTATCCTCCAGATGGTGATGAAAATGGAACCAACTTGAATGTTCGTTTAGTTTTGCGTCCGACCATTCCTCACCCAGATTTTAGTAAGATTTTAGATCAACAAAGTGGTCATCATATTGGAGCCGTGCGTCTAGGATTAGATCGAGATATGGGTAAACCCGTAGATGTCTTAGAAATTGATAGTCACGCCACCCTCGATCAAGTCAATGAATTAGAAATGATTCTTTGTAATGAATTACCGAGTTTAAAAAACTTTTGTAGTTCTGGAGGTAATCAAAATTTAGGGATTTTACAGGGAACAACAGGAGAAATGCTACAAAGCTATCCTTTAGCTTTAACACAATTATTAATTGCTTATCACATGATTAAAGCCACTAAAGTCATTTAG
- a CDS encoding pentapeptide repeat-containing protein: MLRIWQFIVLTVVLVLLAFPVPAWAAKNPGHLFFSHSLLQGRDFSNQSLPGAEFANSNMELAKFDNSDLEGAIFSKGILTKASLKKANLTYAMLDQANFTETDLSDAVLVEALFLGSTFYHTNILGADFTDAILDREQIRQLCLVARGVNSLTGVPTRDSLGCK, translated from the coding sequence ATGCTTAGAATTTGGCAATTCATCGTTTTAACCGTTGTTTTAGTGCTGTTGGCTTTTCCTGTTCCAGCGTGGGCGGCAAAAAATCCAGGCCATCTATTTTTCAGCCATAGTTTACTACAAGGACGAGATTTTTCTAATCAGTCTTTACCAGGGGCTGAATTTGCTAATTCTAATATGGAGTTAGCCAAATTTGATAATTCCGATTTAGAAGGGGCTATTTTTAGTAAAGGAATTCTAACAAAAGCCAGTTTAAAAAAAGCAAATTTAACTTATGCAATGTTAGATCAAGCTAATTTTACTGAAACAGACTTAAGTGATGCTGTATTAGTCGAAGCCTTATTTTTGGGTTCAACCTTTTATCATACAAACATCCTAGGGGCTGATTTTACTGATGCGATATTAGATCGAGAACAGATTCGACAATTGTGTCTGGTTGCGAGGGGAGTTAATTCCCTAACGGGAGTTCCAACTCGTGATTCCTTGGGATGCAAATAA
- a CDS encoding RNA-guided endonuclease InsQ/TnpB family protein — protein MTEKAYRYRFYPTPEQEDLLRRTLGCVRLIYNKAXKRAGFPKFKSKQGKQSIQYPQNVKIVEGNVKLPGNIGIVKAKIHRPIEGKIKTVTVSQTPSGKYLASILTEIEGENPTVSEGKIYGIDLGLKHFAVVTDGENVSKYDNPKHLAKHEKNLKLKQKKLARKQKGSKSRQKYRKIVAKVYERVSNSRQDFLHKLSHKLVSDSQAVIVENLHVKGMVRNHNLAQAISDCGWGTFTNFLAYKLGRKGGKLVEIDRWFPSSKLCSNCFYQVSEMPLDXQQRLQQKPGFLQRDFCYSSKDYSRNPVSSSTIVYL, from the coding sequence ATGACAGAAAAAGCCTATCGCTACCGATTCTATCCAACTCCTGAACAAGAAGACCTGTTGAGGAGAACATTGGGGTGTGTTCGACTAATCTACAATAAAGCANATAAACGTGCAGGCTTCCCTAAATTTAAGTCTAAACAGGGCAAACAGTCAATTCAATACCCTCAAAATGTCAAGATTGTTGAGGGTAATGTCAAACTTCCTGGTAATATTGGAATAGTCAAAGCCAAAATACATAGACCGATTGAAGGGAAAATCAAGACTGTAACTGTTAGTCAAACACCATCAGGCAAATATTTGGCATCTATATTGACTGAAATTGAAGGGGAAAACCCTACTGTTTCAGAAGGTAAGATTTACGGTATTGATTTAGGGTTAAAGCACTTTGCAGTTGTCACTGATGGTGAAAATGTTTCTAAATACGATAATCCTAAACATCTTGCCAAGCATGAGAAAAACCTCAAACTTAAGCAGAAAAAATTAGCGCGCAAACAAAAAGGAAGTAAGTCAAGACAAAAGTATAGAAAAATTGTTGCTAAAGTGTACGAACGAGTTAGTAATTCCCGGCAAGATTTTTTACACAAACTTAGTCATAAGTTAGTCAGCGATAGCCAAGCTGTGATCGTAGAAAATCTTCATGTCAAAGGCATGGTTCGTAATCACAATTTGGCTCAGGCAATATCTGATTGTGGATGGGGAACTTTCACTAATTTCTTAGCTTACAAACTAGGTCGAAAAGGTGGAAAGTTAGTCGAGATTGATAGATGGTTTCCCAGTTCCAAACTCTGTTCTAATTGTTTCTATCAAGTCAGTGAGATGCCATTAGATNTGCAGCAAAGATTACAGCAGAAACCCGGATTTCTTCAACGAGATTTCTGTTATAGCAGCAAAGATTACAGCAGAAACCCGGTTTCTTCATCTACTATTGTTTATCTGTAA
- a CDS encoding CAAD domain-containing protein, protein MANSPRSRKSSDAKGNSSQSKKSKPTVDSTPAQASEAETGVDSPLSPSSESPIVETPVEESVTPTEPITDEAIVEQVLEELSPVEEPAPEPVAEETPVVEEPAPEPVAEEPPVVEEPAPEPVAEEPPVVEEPAPEPLTDQAVIEQVLDELLPPEATTPEPVAEEPVAVEAPTPEPVAEEPVTTEAVVEQVVEDLPPVIEPTPEPLTDQAVVEQVLENLPPILEPEPVEVQPEWVRTSATEILFNAEPMTTSASKVEVVIDSPTSFSYDSVNQSLQPMKEEVLAFLSQLPENLGSFFKEYKRPLTTVGLLIALLITFKILVGLVEIINEIPLIKPTFETVGLGYSAWFIYRYLLKADNRKELSADFNTLKEEILGKKS, encoded by the coding sequence ATGGCAAATTCTCCCAGATCTCGCAAATCATCCGATGCCAAGGGCAATTCTTCCCAATCTAAAAAATCTAAGCCTACAGTTGATTCGACACCCGCCCAAGCATCTGAGGCAGAAACGGGAGTTGATTCCCCCCTATCCCCATCTTCAGAGTCCCCAATTGTTGAAACTCCGGTTGAGGAGTCCGTAACCCCGACGGAACCGATTACGGATGAAGCAATTGTAGAACAGGTTCTTGAAGAATTATCCCCAGTGGAAGAACCTGCACCGGAACCTGTGGCGGAGGAAACCCCAGTTGTAGAAGAACCTGCGCCGGAACCTGTGGCGGAGGAACCCCCAGTTGTGGAAGAACCTGCGCCGGAACCTGTGGCGGAGGAGCCCCCAGTTGTGGAAGAACCTGCACCGGAACCTTTAACAGATCAAGCCGTGATCGAACAAGTTCTGGATGAGTTGCTTCCACCGGAAGCAACCACACCCGAACCTGTGGCCGAGGAACCTGTAGCGGTGGAAGCACCCACACCTGAACCTGTGGCCGAGGAACCTGTGACGACAGAAGCAGTCGTGGAACAGGTTGTTGAAGATCTACCCCCGGTGATTGAACCCACACCGGAGCCGTTGACGGATCAAGCAGTGGTGGAACAAGTGCTGGAAAACTTGCCTCCGATCCTGGAACCGGAACCTGTTGAAGTGCAACCGGAATGGGTTAGAACTTCAGCAACGGAGATTTTATTCAATGCTGAACCGATGACGACAAGTGCCTCTAAAGTTGAGGTTGTTATTGATTCTCCAACTTCATTCTCGTATGATTCTGTTAACCAATCCTTACAACCTATGAAAGAAGAAGTTCTCGCGTTTTTATCTCAACTCCCTGAAAATTTAGGGAGTTTCTTTAAGGAATACAAGCGTCCTTTAACCACAGTGGGTTTACTAATTGCCCTCTTAATTACCTTCAAAATTTTAGTGGGATTAGTAGAAATTATTAATGAAATTCCTCTAATCAAACCCACATTTGAAACCGTTGGTTTAGGATATTCAGCTTGGTTTATTTATCGTTATCTCTTAAAAGCAGATAATCGCAAGGAACTCAGCGCAGATTTTAATACCCTCAAAGAAGAAATTCTGGGTAAAAAGTCATAA
- the gltX gene encoding glutamate--tRNA ligase yields MSVRVRLAPSPTGNLHIGTARTAVFNWLFARNQGGTFVLRVEDTDLERSRPEYTENILAGLTWLGLTWDEGPFYQSDRLELYGQNIKTLLEKGLAYRCYCTPEELDAMREAQKARNEAPRYDNRHRHLTPEQQAEFEAEGRQAVIRFRIEDDREISWTDLVRGKVTWKGSDLGGDMVIARASGEGKIGQPLYNFVVVVDDINMKITQVIRGEDHISNTPKQILLYEALNAAIPEFGHTPLILNAEGRKLSKRDGVTSISDFKTMGYTPEALANYMTLLGWTPPDATQELFTLEEAAKHFSFDRVNKAGAKFDWDKLNWINSQYLHKLPIPELMTSLIPYWQEAGYEFDPNSDGAWLEQLTALIGPSLTTLKDGVEMSRLFFTPTVELDTEAKTQLQQEGAIAIVQAIQDKITQQRDQPLTSDAAKAMINSAMKETNVKKGLVMRSLRAALMGTMHGPDLIESWLLFHQKGIDLIRFQTVLQG; encoded by the coding sequence ATGAGTGTTAGAGTTCGTCTTGCTCCAAGTCCAACCGGAAATTTACATATAGGAACTGCCAGAACTGCTGTATTTAACTGGTTATTTGCGCGTAACCAAGGTGGCACGTTTGTTTTACGAGTTGAAGATACCGACTTAGAACGGTCTCGCCCTGAATATACTGAAAACATTCTAGCCGGGTTAACCTGGTTAGGCTTAACTTGGGATGAGGGGCCGTTTTATCAATCCGATCGTTTAGAGTTGTATGGTCAAAATATCAAAACCTTATTGGAAAAAGGGTTAGCCTATCGTTGCTATTGTACCCCAGAAGAATTAGACGCCATGCGAGAAGCCCAGAAAGCTAGAAATGAGGCGCCTCGCTATGATAACCGCCATCGTCATCTGACTCCCGAACAGCAAGCAGAATTTGAAGCGGAAGGTCGTCAAGCTGTGATTCGCTTTAGAATTGAGGATGATCGAGAAATTAGTTGGACGGATTTAGTTCGGGGAAAAGTCACCTGGAAAGGCAGTGATTTAGGCGGTGATATGGTGATTGCTAGAGCGTCTGGTGAGGGTAAAATTGGGCAACCGCTTTATAATTTTGTGGTGGTTGTCGATGATATTAATATGAAAATTACCCAGGTGATTCGGGGTGAAGATCATATTTCTAATACTCCTAAACAAATTTTGCTTTATGAAGCGTTAAATGCGGCTATTCCTGAATTTGGTCATACGCCGTTAATTCTAAATGCTGAGGGTCGTAAATTATCAAAACGAGATGGTGTCACCTCGATTTCTGATTTTAAAACGATGGGATATACCCCAGAAGCTTTAGCCAATTATATGACGTTATTGGGTTGGACTCCACCCGATGCGACTCAAGAATTATTTACTTTAGAAGAAGCGGCTAAACACTTTAGTTTTGATCGAGTCAATAAAGCTGGGGCAAAATTTGATTGGGATAAATTGAATTGGATTAATAGCCAATATCTTCATAAACTGCCGATACCCGAATTAATGACGTCATTAATCCCCTATTGGCAAGAAGCGGGTTATGAATTTGACCCAAATTCAGATGGCGCTTGGTTAGAGCAACTGACGGCATTAATTGGCCCTAGTTTAACAACGCTTAAAGATGGGGTGGAAATGAGCCGATTATTTTTTACCCCAACCGTTGAGTTAGACACTGAAGCAAAAACGCAATTGCAACAGGAAGGTGCGATCGCAATTGTGCAGGCAATTCAGGATAAAATAACCCAACAACGGGATCAACCCTTAACATCGGATGCTGCGAAAGCAATGATTAATAGTGCGATGAAAGAAACAAACGTCAAAAAAGGTTTAGTGATGCGATCGCTCAGAGCAGCTTTGATGGGAACAATGCACGGCCCAGATTTAATCGAATCTTGGTTATTGTTCCATCAAAAAGGGATTGATTTAATTCGTTTTCAAACTGTTTTACAGGGTTAA
- a CDS encoding class I SAM-dependent methyltransferase, whose amino-acid sequence MKPLYQYLSLIICCIAVILWGCLLNPDPILALTSPRVDQVYQYRILHSPDGIGKFYLGREIAQVMGHEGAGWLERPGRDSSEQPQQAIAALDLKPTDIVADIGAGTGYFTFRISPLVPLGKVLAVDVQPQMLDLINFVKTQENIPNVEPILGTVNNPNLPESSINLALMVDAYHEFQYPQEMMQEIVKALKPGGRVVLLEYRQENPFILIKGLHKMSEKQVKKEMAAVGLKWRETQSFLPQQHFLVFEKS is encoded by the coding sequence ATGAAACCTTTGTATCAATATTTATCCTTGATTATTTGTTGCATTGCGGTGATTTTGTGGGGATGTCTACTCAATCCTGATCCTATTCTAGCCTTAACCTCTCCTAGAGTTGATCAAGTTTATCAATATCGCATCCTTCACAGTCCCGATGGTATTGGTAAATTTTATTTAGGTCGGGAAATTGCTCAAGTCATGGGTCATGAAGGAGCCGGATGGTTAGAACGTCCGGGTCGAGACAGTTCAGAACAACCTCAACAAGCGATCGCAGCTTTAGATTTAAAACCTACTGATATTGTGGCAGATATTGGTGCAGGAACTGGATATTTTACCTTTAGAATCAGTCCTTTAGTTCCCCTAGGAAAGGTCTTAGCTGTTGATGTACAACCGCAAATGTTAGATTTAATTAACTTTGTTAAAACTCAGGAAAATATTCCCAATGTAGAACCAATATTAGGGACAGTAAATAATCCTAATTTACCCGAATCTAGTATTAATTTAGCTTTGATGGTGGATGCTTATCATGAGTTTCAATATCCTCAAGAAATGATGCAGGAAATTGTGAAAGCGTTAAAACCGGGCGGACGGGTTGTATTATTAGAATATCGTCAAGAAAATCCGTTTATTTTAATTAAAGGACTGCATAAAATGTCAGAGAAACAAGTTAAAAAAGAAATGGCAGCCGTCGGTTTAAAATGGCGAGAAACCCAATCTTTTTTACCGCAACAACATTTTCTGGTCTTTGAAAAATCTTAA
- a CDS encoding nucleoside triphosphate pyrophosphohydrolase: protein MRREYNKLVRDRIPELIQKSGYQCDIKTLSETEYRQALRDKILEEAQEVAQASDRELVQELADLLEVIDALMESYGIENECILLERDHKRAEKGGFEHKIKLLWTEAIA from the coding sequence TTGCGGCGAGAATATAACAAATTAGTGCGCGATCGCATCCCCGAACTGATTCAAAAATCAGGGTATCAATGTGATATTAAAACCTTGTCTGAAACCGAATATCGTCAAGCTTTGCGCGATAAAATTCTGGAAGAAGCCCAAGAAGTTGCCCAAGCTTCTGACCGTGAATTAGTCCAGGAATTAGCCGATTTATTAGAGGTAATAGACGCCTTAATGGAAAGTTATGGGATTGAAAATGAATGTATTTTATTAGAACGAGATCATAAACGCGCAGAAAAAGGAGGCTTTGAACACAAAATCAAATTACTCTGGACGGAAGCGATCGCGTAA
- a CDS encoding DNA phosphorothioation-associated protein 4 has translation MAITRIRIAKDKAELVRSLTEIEGKTGPFQTYADVVAFAALLGKRRQKRIPIDGLSKRDPGPISMEVFISRGYDGIIKLVAIAETQNPKLLSPFELEAEEQRALIFEEYANGGLEILREECRGTVDYSDRLLLILMAERDRPSQPEGEFDLTRFLS, from the coding sequence ATGGCTATTACACGAATTAGAATCGCTAAAGATAAAGCAGAATTAGTGCGATCGCTGACGGAAATAGAAGGCAAAACAGGGCCATTTCAAACCTATGCTGATGTGGTAGCTTTTGCTGCTTTATTAGGAAAACGACGTCAAAAACGAATTCCAATCGATGGACTTTCTAAACGTGATCCAGGGCCGATTTCAATGGAAGTTTTTATTTCTAGGGGATACGATGGGATTATTAAATTAGTAGCGATCGCCGAAACCCAAAATCCTAAACTTTTATCTCCTTTTGAACTCGAAGCCGAAGAACAACGAGCATTAATCTTTGAAGAATATGCGAATGGAGGATTAGAAATATTGCGGGAAGAATGTCGCGGTACTGTTGATTATTCAGATCGATTATTATTAATATTAATGGCAGAACGCGATCGCCCCTCTCAACCCGAAGGCGAATTTGATTTAACTCGTTTTCTCAGTTAA
- a CDS encoding DUF433 domain-containing protein, giving the protein MEMVISEHIQITPDVCGGKPRIAGHRIKVQDIVIWSEEMGMSPDEILYHYPSITLADVYAALAYYHDHREEIRSQIRADEAFVQEMQAQTPSLLQERLKRRNA; this is encoded by the coding sequence ATGGAAATGGTCATTTCAGAACATATTCAGATAACTCCCGATGTTTGTGGAGGTAAACCGCGAATTGCCGGACATCGAATTAAAGTGCAGGATATTGTCATTTGGTCTGAAGAAATGGGGATGTCACCCGATGAGATTTTGTACCACTACCCATCGATTACTTTAGCTGATGTCTATGCGGCTTTAGCTTATTATCACGACCATCGAGAAGAAATCCGATCTCAAATTCGGGCAGATGAAGCGTTTGTCCAAGAAATGCAAGCACAAACTCCTTCTCTCCTACAAGAAAGGTTAAAGCGTCGAAATGCCTAA
- a CDS encoding DUF5615 family PIN-like protein has translation MPKTIRFHLDENVSNAIAEGLRRRGIDVTTTSETDLIGASDHEQINFAIEQKRVIFTQDTDFLRIARAGIPHNGIVYCQQKSHSIGDIIRGLTLIWEYLEPEEMQSKVEFI, from the coding sequence ATGCCTAAAACAATTCGGTTTCATCTGGATGAAAATGTCAGTAATGCCATTGCAGAGGGTTTGCGACGACGGGGAATTGATGTCACCACCACATCAGAAACTGATTTGATCGGTGCATCGGATCACGAACAAATTAATTTTGCCATTGAACAAAAACGAGTCATTTTTACCCAAGATACAGATTTTTTGCGGATAGCTAGAGCCGGAATCCCTCATAATGGCATTGTTTACTGTCAACAAAAAAGTCACTCGATTGGAGATATTATTCGCGGTTTGACTTTGATTTGGGAATATTTAGAACCAGAGGAAATGCAGTCTAAGGTCGAGTTTATTTGA
- a CDS encoding type II toxin-antitoxin system RelE/ParE family toxin, which translates to MNLITSSAFKRALKATVQKNPQLKVRIAERLKLLEREPFNPILRTHKLKGDLAGAWSCIVDYDCRIVFNFVTNENTGEEEILLINIGTHDEVY; encoded by the coding sequence ATGAACTTAATCACTTCATCAGCTTTTAAACGCGCTCTTAAAGCTACAGTTCAGAAAAATCCTCAGTTGAAAGTGAGAATTGCAGAAAGATTAAAATTGTTAGAAAGGGAACCTTTTAATCCTATCTTGAGAACACATAAATTAAAAGGAGATTTAGCGGGTGCTTGGTCTTGTATTGTAGATTATGATTGTCGCATTGTGTTTAATTTCGTGACGAATGAAAACACAGGAGAAGAAGAGATTCTATTAATTAATATAGGAACTCATGACGAAGTTTATTAA
- a CDS encoding DUF4926 domain-containing protein yields the protein MKSKTIKLLDVVALTVDLPQYNLWQGQVGTVVEILANGAAFEVEFSDHRTGRTYESIGLRPEQIIVLHFEPVSPDTELAMLPV from the coding sequence ATGAAATCCAAAACAATCAAGTTGTTAGATGTCGTCGCTCTCACCGTTGACCTTCCCCAGTATAATTTGTGGCAAGGACAAGTGGGAACAGTGGTAGAAATTTTGGCAAATGGGGCGGCGTTTGAAGTCGAATTTAGTGACCATCGCACGGGTCGCACTTATGAATCAATTGGGTTGCGTCCAGAGCAAATTATTGTCTTGCATTTTGAACCCGTTTCCCCCGATACTGAACTCGCAATGCTCCCGGTCTAA
- a CDS encoding DUF6883 domain-containing protein, translated as MLIPYAENAVVDIRKLRDYCLNLEHDDGKHKARLFSSILGMTADDAEELRQILLEVVKTQEAQLGRLDEFGQRYTLDFTVQWQNKSAKLRSGWIIEQGSDIPKLTTCYPL; from the coding sequence ATGCTGATTCCCTATGCTGAGAATGCAGTGGTTGATATTCGTAAACTACGGGACTACTGCCTCAATTTAGAACACGACGACGGTAAGCACAAAGCTCGGCTGTTTTCGTCTATTCTGGGGATGACTGCTGATGATGCGGAAGAATTACGCCAAATTCTTCTGGAAGTTGTTAAAACTCAAGAAGCGCAACTCGGTAGACTAGATGAATTTGGTCAACGTTACACCCTTGATTTTACCGTCCAATGGCAAAATAAAAGTGCAAAGCTTAGGAGTGGTTGGATTATCGAGCAGGGTTCGGATATTCCCAAGTTAACCACTTGTTACCCCCTGTAA
- a CDS encoding type II toxin-antitoxin system Phd/YefM family antitoxin, giving the protein MKSMDINQALPQILELIDMAFAGEEILITKNNHQTIKITPFSPANQRPPLFGCDQDRISMSDDFDQPLDDFQDYL; this is encoded by the coding sequence ATGAAAAGTATGGATATTAACCAAGCCTTACCACAAATTTTGGAACTGATAGACATGGCTTTTGCTGGAGAAGAAATTTTGATTACTAAAAATAATCATCAAACGATTAAAATTACTCCGTTTTCTCCTGCTAACCAACGCCCTCCCTTATTTGGTTGTGATCAAGATCGGATTTCTATGTCTGATGATTTTGATCAACCTTTAGATGATTTTCAGGACTATCTGTAA